In the Vanessa atalanta chromosome 13, ilVanAtal1.2, whole genome shotgun sequence genome, ACATAACGGCACGACCGAAGAATTACCAATCTCCCTTTAAAATCGATCGTAAAGTGTCTGCTAAGATATCGTGTTTCACTTTGTATTTGTATTGCGTTGGAGAATAACTCTGGACATCCCTACTCAGGGCAGTCGCCACAGGCTATCCTTCGAATTCTGGAAGGCGTCAATTTTTCGTTCACTATTATACGGGGCAGGCAGCTTAAGGCATCCTTTTTCGTCATGCTTTCGACTTTTGCCACTGAATTCCAACTGAAAGACCATTCACTTTTATCTTGAGATGGCAAAGCCTTTTCCTTATTACTGAGATCCAGGTATATTTTTCGGTGGAGGTCTTTTTTCTTTACAAATGGTTGaggtgtacgtttacgtcagagaAGATATTTGTTCTCGTCGCATAGGTAGCCATGAAGACCTATCCATCCTATGTATGCTCGAAAACTGCGATGATATACGCGTATAGCGATAGTGACAAAATTGCCCTACTCATTGATCGTATCCCATTTTAATATAGATGATGTGCTTTCTGGTCTCTCTTGCTCTTAAGGAATCTCGCTGTTAAGGAATTTTTAGCCTTCTATTCCATCTCTGCACTGCGGTGATTTGTTAGCCCAGCGCGATTTTAAGGCACATTCTTCCATCTCTGGTTGAGCAAGAAAGTGCCAGCAATCTAAATAAGTCCTCCTATGACAAAAAAATGTCTCGCGACGGTGTTGTTCGTTGACGGAACGGCTTATTAGCTATAGTGTCATACTTCTcaatacaaagaaaattatttgtctTACACGTTACTAACGGTCGTGGCATGAGACGGTGTAGTTGGCTGAACTTAACTTTTAGGtataataaactacatttaaattatgagAGATAAtgttcgattttatttatattttagattgtaATATTTGTGTACGACTTGACAAATTTGCAAAGTTTTGAAAAGTTGACCGACTGGATAAAGGCAGTTAAAGATATTTTCGACGTTGAATCGAAAAAACCCTTGATGGCTTTGTTCGGCAACAAGTCTGACTTGGAACATCAACGAGCTGTTAGATTGTCATGCGTGCAAAAGTTTGCGTCGGaacatttattagaaaactttaaAGGATCTGCGAGATCTGGGGAAATGGTAAGgaagttcaatataaaataaactattattttgttattgaatagtgttgaagttaaatattacgatgttgtttaatttttaggtTAACACCGCCTTCACAAATTTAATTGCAAGAGTTTTAGGGAAAAAAGCTCCTTTAGAAGGTGCtccttacaaaaaaaatcaagacaATCAAGTTACCGATCAAATAAGCACACCTCCACTGATGCAAGACCCTGCAAACTCACTCATAATGAGCAGGAAGATGTTGAGGAAAGTTCAGAGGAAGGCTTCATCATCTGTCTGCCgtattcaataataaacattcTTACAACAATAAATGATGTTTCCttacgttatataatttatgtttatttatatttttctgtaaaaagtatctgctttataaaattttaaaatgactgattgACATACAACGCACATCCCGAACCGTGAGTGGTAAAGGATTACATTTTGCACAGAAATTCCTTATAAAATTAGAAGAGAGAGTATCATTCGAAATTCATTACCCAAGTCAGTGAAATTGTGATGTCAGTTGGTATCGAAGTTTTTTTCAGTGTTTGAAATATAGTAGTCGGAATTTAGGTTTATGAATAAAAGTCAGTCGTTAGGTAATACTCTTACGAAAATTCATTCCTTAGGATTAGAAATTGATATGGACCTTTTTTTAGGTACattacat is a window encoding:
- the LOC125068529 gene encoding ras-related protein Rab-28-like; the protein is MSDTEEEEESLRKFVKITLVGEPASGKSCLCSRYRGDGGVVGGAGAVGTQGAEVSAAQWGGAALRLCDVAGAALHSDMLRNYLYDSDIVIFVYDLTNLQSFEKLTDWIKAVKDIFDVESKKPLMALFGNKSDLEHQRAVRLSCVQKFASEHLLENFKGSARSGEMVNTAFTNLIARVLGKKAPLEGAPYKKNQDNQVTDQISTPPLMQDPANSLIMSRKMLRKVQRKASSSVCRIQ